The following coding sequences are from one Novipirellula caenicola window:
- a CDS encoding acylneuraminate cytidylyltransferase family protein: MRVLGIVTARGGSKGIPRKNVQMLCGKPLLQYTADAALAASKLTRVILTTEDEEIAAVGRECGLDVPFLRPDELAKDNTPSLPVIQHAVQFVQSHGEHYDAIFTLQPTHPLRLAADIDGAIDLLETTAADSVISFVDVGEKHPARMKFIDDGGHVIDPPFAEEFEGQRRQDLRPLYLREGSVYLTRTSVLMEQHSFKGQDCRAWIVPPERACNIDTPFDMQMAEWLITTGLGWGESVQ, translated from the coding sequence ATGCGTGTCCTTGGAATCGTAACCGCGCGGGGCGGTTCGAAGGGGATCCCACGCAAAAACGTGCAAATGCTGTGTGGAAAACCTTTGCTGCAATACACCGCCGATGCCGCATTGGCCGCGTCCAAACTGACACGCGTGATTCTGACCACCGAGGACGAAGAGATCGCAGCGGTCGGTCGCGAGTGCGGGCTCGACGTTCCGTTTCTGCGGCCTGATGAATTGGCCAAAGACAACACTCCCTCGTTGCCAGTGATTCAACATGCGGTGCAGTTCGTCCAATCGCATGGCGAACATTACGATGCCATATTCACGCTGCAACCGACTCACCCATTGCGATTAGCTGCGGACATTGACGGCGCGATCGATTTGCTTGAAACCACCGCAGCGGATTCGGTGATCTCGTTTGTCGACGTTGGCGAAAAACATCCCGCCCGCATGAAGTTTATCGATGACGGCGGTCATGTCATCGATCCCCCCTTTGCCGAAGAGTTTGAAGGACAACGTCGCCAAGATCTGCGTCCCTTGTATTTGCGTGAAGGCTCGGTTTATCTCACGCGAACATCGGTCTTGATGGAACAACATTCCTTCAAAGGCCAGGATTGTCGTGCTTGGATCGTGCCTCCGGAACGCGCGTGCAACATCGACACTCCCTTTGACATGCAGATGGCCGAGTGGTTGATCACAACCGGCCTGGGATGGGGCGAATCGGTACAATGA
- the asnB gene encoding asparagine synthase (glutamine-hydrolyzing): MCGIAGIFGNSVARADVEAMVASQHHRGPDASGIYIDPTRSAGLGHNRLSIIDLSDAGAQPMASADGRYKIAFNGEIYNYLELRAQLRDYPYRSQSDTEVILAAYQRWGESCLDRFIGMFSLMIWDEVKQRLFAARDRFGVKPLYYAKSPSGQWLIASEIRALRAAGLVTQPDTTAWATYLTAGVYEHSSRTFWRDVASLPAGHQLTIQNNQLEIACWYDLAERSGQTLDSRSEDEVAEEYLELLKESTRLRFRSDVPVGVNLSGGLDSSALLGLVQELQGESSEVKAFTFVTGDKRYDELPWVQQMLAHTKHPSIQCTLRPSDVPELAESVQSHQDEPFGGMPTLAYAQLFSRAREEGVIVLLDGQGLDEQWAGYDYYKRVLDGTAQIQEVGTVQAAKKGATRPNCLSKEFRATAESFQAPTRYPDALRNLQYRDAMHTKIPRALRFNDRVSMRSSTELREPFLDHRLFELALRQPADRKIANGIQKRLLRKIVARLMPGGVVEAPKRPLQTPQREWLREDLRDWADANINSALQTYGGQWLDARSVRDEWDEYQKGESDNSFYVWQWINLGLCCNSMKQLVAS; this comes from the coding sequence ATGTGCGGTATTGCAGGAATCTTCGGTAACTCGGTAGCCCGAGCTGATGTGGAAGCGATGGTGGCCAGCCAGCACCATCGTGGTCCCGATGCCTCGGGGATCTATATCGACCCCACTCGGTCCGCAGGGCTGGGGCACAACCGGCTTAGCATCATTGATTTGTCAGACGCCGGTGCGCAACCGATGGCATCGGCCGACGGTCGCTACAAGATTGCGTTTAACGGCGAGATCTACAATTACCTAGAACTTCGCGCCCAACTTCGCGATTATCCCTACCGCAGCCAAAGTGACACCGAAGTCATCTTGGCAGCCTACCAACGCTGGGGTGAATCGTGCTTGGATCGTTTCATCGGCATGTTCTCGCTAATGATTTGGGATGAGGTGAAACAGCGATTGTTTGCGGCCCGCGACCGCTTTGGTGTGAAACCGCTGTATTACGCCAAGTCACCCTCGGGCCAGTGGCTGATTGCCAGCGAAATCCGAGCGCTGCGAGCCGCAGGCTTGGTGACTCAGCCCGACACGACCGCTTGGGCAACCTACTTGACCGCAGGCGTGTATGAACACAGCTCGCGAACGTTTTGGCGTGACGTGGCCTCCTTGCCGGCGGGGCATCAACTGACGATCCAAAACAATCAACTTGAGATCGCTTGTTGGTACGATTTGGCCGAACGTTCCGGGCAAACGCTCGACAGCCGATCCGAAGACGAGGTAGCCGAAGAGTATCTGGAGCTGCTGAAAGAGAGCACCCGGCTTCGATTCCGTTCGGACGTGCCCGTGGGCGTCAATCTAAGCGGTGGTCTGGATTCCTCGGCGCTGCTGGGGTTGGTTCAAGAATTGCAGGGCGAATCAAGCGAAGTCAAAGCGTTTACGTTTGTTACCGGTGACAAACGGTATGATGAATTGCCCTGGGTGCAACAGATGTTGGCACATACGAAACATCCATCAATCCAGTGCACACTGCGTCCAAGCGACGTGCCGGAATTGGCCGAGTCCGTGCAATCGCACCAGGACGAACCGTTCGGCGGCATGCCGACGCTTGCCTATGCCCAACTGTTTTCCCGCGCCCGCGAAGAAGGCGTCATCGTCCTGTTGGATGGCCAAGGCCTCGACGAACAATGGGCCGGCTACGATTATTACAAGCGAGTCCTCGATGGAACGGCTCAGATCCAAGAGGTTGGAACGGTACAAGCCGCAAAGAAGGGTGCCACCCGCCCGAACTGCCTAAGTAAAGAATTCAGGGCGACCGCGGAATCCTTTCAAGCTCCCACACGCTACCCCGATGCACTGCGGAACTTGCAATACCGAGACGCGATGCACACCAAAATCCCGCGAGCCCTACGATTCAATGATCGTGTCTCGATGCGGTCATCCACCGAACTGCGTGAACCCTTCCTTGATCATCGGCTCTTCGAATTGGCGCTGCGTCAACCTGCCGACCGCAAGATCGCCAACGGAATCCAGAAGCGATTGCTTCGCAAGATCGTGGCTCGTTTGATGCCCGGTGGCGTGGTCGAAGCTCCCAAGCGTCCACTGCAAACGCCACAGCGAGAATGGCTACGCGAAGACTTGCGAGACTGGGCCGATGCAAACATCAACTCTGCACTGCAAACGTACGGAGGACAGTGGCTCGACGCTCGCTCGGTACGCGATGAATGGGACGAATACCAAAAAGGCGAAAGCGACAATAGCTTTTACGTCTGGCAGTGGATCAATCTAGGCCTTTGCTGCAACTCGATGAAACAACTGGTCGCATCATGA
- a CDS encoding N-acetylneuraminate synthase family protein, which produces MIIAEVAQAHDGSLGTAHAYIDAIAKAGANAVKFQTHIASAESTPGEPWRVKFSPQDETRYEYWQRMEFTESQWQGLKQHADEVGLWFLSSPFSSEAVELLTRVGVSVWKVASGEVGNLPMLRQMAQTQLPCILSTGMNPIEEIDAAVKTVRQHAAEVAVLQCTTAYPCPPEKIGLNVMEQLRNRYECPVGLSDHSGTIYPSLAAATLQANVLEVHVTFSRETFGPDVPASVTTGELAQLVQGVRFIETMIANPVNKDAMAKELTPLRDLFGKSVVTRCDLAAGTILSPEHLTLKKPGNGIPAKRLPEIFNRKLKAAVAADTLLAEDDLE; this is translated from the coding sequence TTGATCATCGCTGAAGTAGCGCAAGCGCACGATGGCAGCCTCGGTACGGCGCATGCCTACATCGATGCCATTGCCAAAGCGGGTGCGAACGCGGTGAAGTTTCAAACGCATATCGCGTCGGCGGAATCGACTCCCGGCGAACCGTGGCGAGTGAAATTCAGTCCGCAGGATGAAACTCGTTACGAGTACTGGCAACGGATGGAGTTCACCGAGTCTCAGTGGCAGGGGCTGAAACAACATGCCGACGAGGTAGGATTGTGGTTTCTCAGTTCGCCCTTTTCCAGCGAAGCAGTCGAATTGTTGACACGAGTCGGAGTTTCTGTTTGGAAGGTGGCATCGGGCGAGGTCGGTAACCTACCGATGCTTCGGCAAATGGCCCAAACCCAGCTGCCCTGTATTTTGTCGACCGGCATGAACCCGATCGAAGAAATTGATGCGGCCGTGAAGACGGTTCGCCAACATGCCGCCGAGGTGGCAGTGCTGCAGTGCACAACCGCCTATCCCTGCCCGCCAGAAAAGATCGGGCTAAACGTGATGGAACAACTGCGAAATCGATACGAGTGCCCAGTGGGATTATCGGATCACTCCGGCACGATCTATCCCAGCTTGGCTGCGGCAACGTTACAGGCCAATGTGCTTGAGGTGCATGTCACATTTAGCCGCGAAACGTTCGGTCCAGACGTTCCTGCATCGGTCACCACCGGTGAACTGGCTCAATTGGTCCAAGGGGTCCGCTTTATCGAAACGATGATCGCCAACCCCGTCAACAAGGATGCGATGGCCAAGGAACTAACGCCGCTGCGTGATTTATTCGGGAAAAGTGTTGTGACGCGTTGCGATTTAGCAGCGGGAACGATCCTCAGCCCCGAACACTTGACTTTGAAAAAGCCAGGCAACGGCATACCAGCGAAACGTTTACCAGAAATTTTCAATCGAAAGCTGAAAGCTGCGGTTGCCGCCGACACTCTGTTAGCCGAGGACGATCTTGAGTAA
- the neuC gene encoding UDP-N-acetylglucosamine 2-epimerase encodes MSNHSETNGARRKICVVLVDRANYGRLKPVMQSIASRPELDLQVLAAGTMVLERFDLPVRVVEKDGFNISGQIYVELEGSNPTTMAKSLGFGVVEFASEFRRLDPDVVLIIGDRYEALAATMAAAYMNLCIAHIQGGEVSGSIDESARHAISKFAHFHFPSTQRAADYLIRMGEKPETILAIGCPSSDIARTLQRRDCQNLINSKGSGAEIDINDPYALVIFHPTTTEYGGEAKQMESLLSALHAVGMPTLLMWPNIDAGSDHVSKTIRRFRDKHRPEWLRTLINLMPEDYLQVLANATCAIGNSSSFVRDAGFFGTPVVLVGNRQEGRETDQHVTPVVPEAEKIEQAILQQVSKGRYPASQLYGDGFVSDRIAESLSRLSPYVQKRLDYIYRENEAADASANGSLPSSQSTEPTNGKSSECVSLES; translated from the coding sequence TTGAGTAATCACAGCGAAACCAATGGGGCTCGACGCAAAATCTGTGTCGTGCTGGTCGACCGTGCCAATTACGGCCGTTTGAAACCAGTAATGCAATCGATTGCATCACGTCCGGAACTGGATCTTCAAGTGCTGGCCGCGGGAACGATGGTCTTGGAACGGTTCGATCTTCCGGTACGGGTCGTCGAGAAAGACGGCTTCAATATCAGTGGTCAAATCTATGTCGAACTCGAAGGATCCAACCCCACCACGATGGCGAAATCGCTCGGCTTCGGTGTCGTGGAATTTGCCAGCGAATTTCGACGACTCGATCCCGATGTGGTGTTGATTATCGGAGATCGCTACGAAGCACTCGCGGCGACGATGGCCGCAGCGTACATGAACTTGTGCATTGCCCATATCCAAGGCGGCGAAGTCTCGGGGTCGATCGATGAAAGCGCTCGGCATGCAATCAGTAAGTTTGCTCATTTCCATTTCCCGAGCACCCAACGTGCGGCCGACTATCTCATTCGCATGGGCGAGAAACCCGAAACCATTTTGGCGATCGGTTGCCCGAGCAGCGACATCGCGCGAACTTTGCAACGACGTGATTGCCAGAATTTGATCAACTCCAAAGGCAGCGGGGCCGAGATCGATATCAACGATCCCTACGCCTTGGTGATCTTTCATCCCACGACGACCGAATACGGCGGCGAAGCCAAGCAGATGGAATCCCTGCTTTCGGCGCTACACGCGGTGGGCATGCCGACGCTGTTGATGTGGCCCAACATCGACGCCGGTAGCGATCACGTCAGCAAAACCATTCGGCGATTTCGTGACAAACATCGCCCCGAATGGTTGCGTACGCTGATCAATTTGATGCCCGAAGATTATTTGCAAGTGCTTGCCAATGCGACTTGTGCGATCGGCAATTCGAGCAGCTTCGTTCGCGATGCGGGTTTCTTTGGAACGCCCGTTGTCCTGGTGGGCAATCGTCAAGAAGGTCGCGAAACCGACCAACACGTGACTCCCGTTGTTCCCGAAGCGGAAAAAATCGAACAAGCAATTCTGCAGCAGGTATCCAAGGGACGTTATCCCGCAAGCCAATTGTACGGCGATGGGTTTGTTTCCGATCGGATTGCCGAGTCGCTTTCTCGGCTAAGTCCTTACGTCCAAAAGCGTTTGGATTACATCTACCGTGAAAACGAAGCGGCCGATGCCTCGGCAAATGGCAGTTTACCGTCCTCGCAATCAACCGAACCTACAAACGGAAAAAGTAGCGAATGCGTGTCCTTGGAATCGTAA
- a CDS encoding NAD(P)-dependent oxidoreductase — protein sequence MSDRILVSESKRFSVQAADRLRSIGELTLADLDRPELLSAIEQVDALWIRLRHQIDEEVFAAARNLRVIASPTTGLNHIDLAAAERHGVQVVSLRGEVDFLREIRATAEHTIGLMLALLRKLPAATEHVIAGDWNRDLFCGRELHGKTVGIVGFGRLGRVVAKYLHAFDTRVLAVDPNVQQDQVPEYVEMMPLHSLLEQSDIVTLHVNLCEQTQGFFGKEQFDRMKPGAWFINTSRGELVDETALLDAMQSGKLTGAAVDVLSEERTSGMSDHPLVQFARQNPRLLITPHIGGCTTESMIKTEMFLAEKLCAVLQESSVTR from the coding sequence ATGAGTGACCGCATTTTAGTAAGTGAATCGAAACGATTTTCGGTCCAGGCCGCTGATCGTTTGCGGTCCATCGGTGAGCTGACGCTTGCGGATCTGGATCGACCGGAACTGCTATCCGCGATCGAACAGGTCGATGCCTTATGGATACGACTGCGGCATCAAATCGATGAAGAAGTGTTCGCTGCCGCTCGTAATCTACGTGTCATCGCCTCGCCAACCACGGGGCTTAACCACATTGACCTGGCAGCCGCCGAGCGGCACGGCGTCCAAGTGGTATCGCTGCGTGGCGAAGTCGATTTTCTACGAGAGATTCGTGCTACCGCCGAACACACGATCGGTTTAATGTTGGCTCTGTTACGCAAACTGCCCGCCGCGACCGAGCATGTGATTGCAGGAGATTGGAATCGCGACCTGTTCTGCGGCCGTGAACTTCATGGCAAAACCGTGGGGATTGTCGGGTTCGGCCGACTCGGCCGCGTGGTCGCCAAGTACTTGCACGCATTTGACACGCGTGTGCTTGCCGTCGACCCCAACGTCCAACAGGACCAAGTTCCCGAGTATGTCGAAATGATGCCTTTGCATTCGCTGCTCGAGCAATCCGACATCGTCACGCTGCACGTCAACCTTTGCGAACAGACGCAGGGCTTCTTTGGAAAAGAGCAATTCGATCGAATGAAGCCGGGTGCTTGGTTTATCAATACATCGCGTGGTGAACTTGTCGATGAAACCGCGTTGCTTGATGCAATGCAAAGCGGCAAGCTGACGGGCGCCGCAGTGGATGTGCTGAGCGAAGAACGCACAAGCGGTATGTCGGACCATCCATTGGTTCAGTTTGCCCGTCAAAATCCACGGCTATTAATCACGCCTCACATTGGCGGATGCACGACCGAATCGATGATCAAGACAGAGATGTTTCTCGCTGAAAAACTATGTGCGGTATTGCAGGAATCTTCGGTAACTCGGTAG
- a CDS encoding GumC family protein, with protein MSNNDFVDTASPDASSRSLIPVNDHEISPTYIYHHATTGHDAESLVGPRYLIHSLTTYWYLTIPLAIILAGLSAAAVLMTFTPVYRATAVMKIASYAPFIAYTTPEPQMNPEDFTETQIELIRSSLVAEQVLEDPQIAELPGLQSIEKPIAWLTNNIRVQQVGSSELYNISLETSDPESSAKIVNAILDTYFAVRAKDNEDQTARVLELLGQEKQARSIEIQNLREKMRQLGQDVVGMDPYTGMPQKNGGQASAGPLERLRERLTAAEVDRKMLEMEITAIREAIAKEDLRIAEVDVEMAVGESQEVLDLRAMIAERKSMMHRVESTAAGGRNDPSYLRLEAEVKGYEESLKRAVASSRPKITDQLKSLAELDRRDTLHELEARLETQLVLENLLKLRYEEMLGTAGESGNKLLELEFARAELEREERVFDLIAERSMALTTESRAPGRIVLLQPAEPTLHPVASFPLRNMAIAAFLSGCLPFGLALLWELSTKPISDVEQLTSSTAQTSVSEVAKLPVRTISIGSRQTKAMSIFEESIDSLRVGLLLGEKHNNIQTLVVTSAVHGEGKSSISSQLAVSIGRATGEPVLLVDGDLRAPDIHNIFQVSNNLGVTSVLEGRATLDEAVIRDWSDQIHLLPAGRLRVNPHQLMTRESLHKIFSELRAKYRYIVIDTPPILSASEAILLARCADGSLLCTRRNISREGQVKIAHDRLTKAGIKPLGTVLNGVPTRSYAKTYGSYDYARRFE; from the coding sequence TTGAGTAACAACGATTTCGTCGATACGGCATCGCCCGACGCAAGTAGTCGCTCGTTGATTCCTGTAAACGACCACGAGATCTCTCCCACCTATATCTATCATCATGCGACCACGGGACATGATGCCGAGTCGTTGGTTGGTCCGCGATACCTTATTCATTCGCTGACGACCTATTGGTATCTAACCATCCCATTGGCCATCATCTTGGCTGGGTTGTCGGCCGCTGCAGTTTTAATGACGTTCACTCCGGTGTATCGAGCAACTGCAGTCATGAAGATTGCAAGTTACGCACCTTTCATTGCGTACACGACACCTGAGCCTCAAATGAATCCAGAGGATTTCACAGAGACTCAAATTGAATTGATCCGAAGTTCCCTTGTCGCCGAGCAGGTGCTCGAAGATCCACAGATCGCCGAGTTACCGGGACTTCAATCGATAGAAAAGCCAATTGCTTGGTTGACCAATAACATTCGGGTCCAGCAGGTTGGCAGCTCGGAACTCTACAACATTTCTCTCGAGACATCCGATCCCGAGTCCTCTGCGAAAATCGTCAATGCGATTCTCGATACTTATTTTGCCGTTCGAGCAAAGGACAACGAAGACCAAACCGCGCGGGTCCTCGAACTTTTGGGGCAAGAGAAGCAAGCGCGAAGCATCGAGATCCAAAATCTACGTGAAAAGATGCGGCAACTCGGGCAAGACGTGGTGGGCATGGATCCGTACACCGGAATGCCGCAAAAGAATGGTGGGCAGGCAAGTGCAGGGCCACTAGAACGACTTCGCGAACGGCTAACCGCGGCCGAGGTCGATCGCAAAATGCTTGAGATGGAAATCACCGCGATCCGTGAAGCGATTGCCAAAGAGGATCTTCGTATCGCCGAGGTCGATGTGGAAATGGCGGTGGGTGAAAGCCAAGAAGTGCTTGATCTACGCGCGATGATTGCGGAACGCAAATCCATGATGCATCGTGTCGAAAGCACCGCAGCAGGAGGACGCAACGATCCATCCTATTTGCGTTTGGAAGCCGAAGTCAAAGGATACGAAGAGAGTCTCAAGCGAGCGGTTGCCAGCAGCCGCCCCAAGATCACCGACCAATTAAAGTCGCTCGCAGAACTCGATCGTCGCGATACGCTGCACGAACTCGAAGCACGACTCGAAACCCAGCTTGTGCTCGAGAACCTGTTGAAACTGCGATACGAAGAGATGCTTGGTACTGCGGGCGAATCCGGCAACAAGCTACTCGAACTCGAATTTGCCCGCGCGGAACTCGAGCGCGAAGAACGGGTGTTCGACTTGATTGCCGAACGATCGATGGCACTGACCACCGAATCACGTGCTCCAGGCCGAATTGTCCTGCTGCAGCCCGCCGAGCCTACTCTTCACCCGGTTGCAAGTTTTCCACTTCGCAACATGGCAATTGCTGCCTTTCTGAGCGGGTGTCTTCCGTTTGGCCTCGCATTGCTATGGGAATTATCAACCAAGCCAATCAGTGATGTCGAGCAGTTGACCAGCAGCACCGCACAAACCTCGGTTAGCGAAGTTGCCAAACTGCCAGTGCGAACCATTTCGATTGGATCGCGACAAACCAAAGCGATGAGCATCTTTGAAGAAAGCATTGATAGCCTTCGAGTTGGCCTGCTGCTTGGCGAAAAACACAACAACATCCAGACCCTTGTCGTGACCAGTGCCGTTCATGGCGAAGGCAAGTCCAGTATCTCGTCGCAGCTTGCCGTCAGCATCGGCCGGGCTACTGGCGAACCAGTGCTGTTGGTCGACGGCGACCTTCGCGCTCCAGATATTCACAATATTTTTCAAGTATCAAACAACCTTGGGGTGACTTCCGTCCTGGAAGGACGCGCGACCCTTGATGAAGCGGTCATTCGCGACTGGAGCGACCAAATCCACTTGCTGCCCGCAGGTCGACTGCGAGTGAACCCACATCAATTAATGACACGTGAATCCCTCCATAAGATTTTTAGTGAATTAAGAGCGAAATATCGTTATATCGTCATTGATACTCCTCCCATCCTTTCTGCATCCGAAGCGATTTTACTTGCTCGATGTGCTGATGGCTCGCTGCTTTGCACTCGACGCAACATCAGTCGCGAAGGCCAAGTAAAAATCGCTCATGATCGTCTCACAAAAGCAGGCATTAAACCGCTGGGCACGGTACTCAACGGAGTGCCCACACGGAGCTATGCAAAAACGTACGGAAGCTACGACTACGCGAGGCGTTTTGAATAA
- a CDS encoding nucleoside-diphosphate sugar epimerase/dehydratase: protein MRLRFDMVISANVREDFWSMLPWILIIKLSIFHLIGSLHGWWRYITFTDLAILLRTSTVASILIAAVDYLFSQQYQIPRSVLLMDWGITILLVGGLRSVYRLSQEMVWPALSLNDRKPTLLIGALQGGELLARQIHSHPNLDFHIVGFLDDDEHKHGLRIGGIPFLGSPEDVVEHARAHDAKDLLIISNVLPGQQLRELIDRCEQAKIRVKMVPPVDELINGSFRFQTRDVEINDLLRRDPIELDSKPVREMLQGRRVVVTGAGGSIGSEICRQIARCDPAQLILVERAENALFLIDREMKIRDYGDICVPFVADICDQHRMRTLFENYQPEIVFHAAAHKHVPLMELNPSRALKNNVLGTAGLVDLCHEYDVERFVMISTDKAVKPTSIMGVSKQLAERFVHAKAEVSKTKFVVVRFGNVLASAGSVVPIFQEQIANGGPITITHPEMTRFFMTIPEASQLVLQASSMGKGGEIFVLDMGKQVKILDLAKDLIRLSGLNEDDIKIEYTGIRPGEKLYEELYMEHEEMMPTLHPKVKTAYHQSFSTEEIRSLQQKLQQLVGEDDAVIRKTMCDMAIAFQYPNDELQSENVEVGSDNLATSAEPIG, encoded by the coding sequence TTGCGGCTACGATTCGACATGGTGATCTCAGCGAATGTTCGCGAAGACTTCTGGAGCATGCTGCCCTGGATTTTGATCATCAAGTTGTCGATCTTTCACTTGATCGGCAGCCTACATGGATGGTGGCGTTATATTACATTTACCGACTTGGCGATTTTACTACGCACCTCGACGGTCGCGAGTATCCTGATTGCCGCGGTGGATTACTTGTTTAGTCAGCAGTATCAAATTCCACGTTCGGTTTTGCTGATGGATTGGGGAATTACAATTCTGCTTGTCGGCGGATTGCGAAGCGTTTACCGGCTTAGCCAAGAAATGGTATGGCCCGCACTGTCATTGAATGATCGCAAACCGACACTTCTGATCGGTGCGTTGCAGGGAGGCGAATTGCTGGCTCGACAGATCCATAGCCATCCCAACCTCGATTTTCATATCGTTGGTTTCTTAGACGATGATGAACATAAACATGGACTGCGAATCGGCGGCATTCCCTTTTTAGGTAGTCCAGAGGACGTGGTCGAGCACGCTCGCGCTCACGACGCAAAAGACCTGCTTATCATTTCCAATGTGTTGCCGGGGCAACAACTTCGCGAACTGATTGATCGCTGCGAACAAGCCAAGATCCGAGTCAAAATGGTTCCGCCGGTCGACGAACTGATCAATGGATCGTTCCGTTTCCAAACCCGCGATGTTGAAATCAATGACCTTTTGCGTCGCGACCCGATCGAACTTGATTCGAAACCGGTGCGAGAAATGTTGCAAGGTCGACGCGTGGTCGTAACGGGCGCCGGAGGCAGCATCGGCTCGGAGATTTGTCGCCAAATTGCCCGCTGTGACCCCGCCCAATTGATCTTGGTCGAACGTGCCGAGAACGCGTTGTTTTTGATCGATCGTGAAATGAAGATTCGCGACTATGGCGACATTTGCGTGCCCTTTGTCGCGGACATTTGTGATCAACATCGGATGCGAACGCTGTTCGAAAACTACCAGCCAGAGATTGTGTTCCACGCGGCCGCTCACAAACATGTGCCCTTGATGGAATTGAATCCGTCACGTGCACTAAAAAACAATGTGCTCGGCACCGCAGGTCTGGTGGACCTTTGTCACGAGTACGATGTCGAGCGTTTCGTGATGATCTCAACCGACAAAGCGGTCAAACCGACTAGCATCATGGGAGTGTCGAAACAATTGGCCGAACGGTTTGTGCACGCCAAAGCCGAAGTATCAAAAACCAAATTTGTCGTCGTCCGATTTGGCAATGTATTGGCGTCCGCAGGTAGCGTTGTCCCCATCTTTCAAGAGCAAATTGCCAACGGCGGACCGATTACCATCACTCATCCCGAGATGACTCGCTTCTTCATGACGATTCCCGAAGCCTCTCAGTTGGTGCTACAAGCATCCAGCATGGGCAAAGGCGGAGAAATCTTTGTATTAGACATGGGCAAGCAAGTCAAAATACTCGATTTGGCCAAAGACCTCATTCGCTTGTCCGGCTTAAATGAAGACGATATTAAGATCGAGTACACAGGCATTCGCCCAGGCGAAAAACTGTATGAAGAACTTTATATGGAACACGAAGAAATGATGCCCACGCTTCATCCCAAGGTGAAGACGGCCTATCACCAATCGTTCAGCACCGAAGAAATTCGCAGTTTGCAACAGAAGCTTCAACAGTTAGTCGGCGAAGACGACGCGGTTATTCGCAAGACGATGTGCGATATGGCAATTGCATTTCAATATCCAAACGACGAACTACAGTCAGAGAATGTGGAAGTGGGAAGTGATAATCTTGCCACCTCTGCCGAACCGATTGGATAG
- a CDS encoding ABC transporter permease — MSTAIETDPIGQEVIRIQPAKGWMPLRLGELWEYRELLYFLTWRDIKVRYKQTLLGAAWAIIQPLSTMVVFTLFFGKLAEMPSDGVPYPIFSFAALVPWTFFANAMVASSNSLVQGSNLLKKVYFPRLALPISTVLGGVVDFALAFSVLVLMMFYFGIAPTWNVIVLPFLLLLAFMTSLGVGLWLSAMNVRYRDVRYVLPFITQLWMFATPVVYPSSMLEEPWRTLYGINPMVGVVEGFRWALAGTDTAPGPMIAVSTVVSILILISGAFYFRRMEKSFADVV, encoded by the coding sequence ATGAGCACCGCGATCGAAACCGATCCGATCGGCCAAGAGGTCATTCGGATCCAACCCGCCAAGGGTTGGATGCCACTGCGTCTGGGTGAATTATGGGAGTACCGTGAATTACTGTACTTTTTGACGTGGCGTGACATCAAAGTCCGTTACAAGCAGACCTTACTTGGGGCCGCCTGGGCCATCATTCAACCACTCAGCACGATGGTGGTATTCACCCTTTTCTTTGGCAAGCTTGCCGAAATGCCATCTGACGGCGTTCCCTATCCAATCTTTTCCTTCGCGGCCTTGGTCCCCTGGACCTTCTTTGCTAACGCGATGGTGGCGTCCTCAAATAGTCTGGTTCAAGGCTCAAACCTATTGAAGAAGGTTTACTTTCCTCGATTGGCGTTGCCGATCTCGACCGTGCTCGGCGGGGTGGTGGATTTTGCCTTGGCCTTTTCCGTGTTGGTGCTGATGATGTTCTACTTTGGCATCGCGCCAACGTGGAATGTGATCGTGCTGCCCTTTCTGTTGCTACTTGCATTCATGACGTCGCTAGGGGTCGGACTGTGGTTATCCGCAATGAACGTTCGCTATCGTGACGTTCGCTATGTGCTTCCATTCATCACCCAGCTGTGGATGTTCGCGACCCCGGTGGTTTATCCCAGCAGCATGCTGGAAGAACCTTGGCGAACGCTTTACGGAATCAACCCGATGGTAGGCGTTGTGGAAGGATTCCGTTGGGCGCTTGCCGGCACCGACACCGCACCGGGACCGATGATTGCCGTTTCCACCGTCGTCTCGATTCTGATTTTGATTTCGGGTGCATTTTATTTCCGCCGTATGGAGAAGTCCTTTGCCGACGTCGTCTGA